The DNA segment CGGCAGATTCTTCCGAGCCTGTAACCCTGCTTTGACTCCACAGCAGTTTGTGTGCGCACAACTACGCCGAGACAGAAAGTGCCAGCAGACGTCTCCCCTAAGCTCTGCTTAGGCCAAGTTTCACCGTGAAAGCCTGCATGACAGCTTGCCAGCCATCCAGCTTGCTGTCCGTCATGATTGCTGGCATGACGGACAGCCTGAATGCGTGCATGACAGCTTGCAGGCCAGCAAGCTGGAAAGACAGCATGCCAGCTTGAAGGCTTGCTGGCGTGCCCACAAGAAATACTGCTTGCCAGCCAGCATGAAATCGTGCTAGCAGTCAAGCATGATCATCGCCGTCGCGAACTCGAAAGGAGGAGTCGGGAAATCGACCCTCGCCGTTCACCTCGCCGCGTGGCTCCACAAGCAGGGCCACCGCGTCACGCTCGCCGACTGCGATACCCAGCAGTCATCCTCGCAATGGGCTCGCGAGGCGGCGCCGCAGGTCAAGGCCCTGTGCCTCCGCGACCCGGACGAGATCATCAACGAACTCCCCATGCTCGCCCAAGACACTGACTACGTCGTGGCCGATGGCCCAGGTAGCCTCGCCGAGACGAGCCGAGCCCTGCTCCTGGTCGCTGATTCGGCCATCGTGCCGTGCAAGGCGTCGATGCTGGAGATACGCGCTCTTGACGCGGCAACCAAGGTGCTCCGCCAGGCGCAGAAAATCCGAATGGGAATGCCCAAGGCCAAGATCGTGCTGAGCATGGTGGGGCGGCACTACCGGCTGACACAGGACATGCGGGAGGCCGCGGCGCTGCTCGCGCTTCCAATTTCACCGACCTTCATGACACTCCGGCAGATTTACGCCGACGCGCCGGGCCAGGCGGCGGTCGTGTGGAACATGGGCTCCCGAGCCCGCGAGGCCGCCGATGAGGTTGACAGGCTCTTCCACGAGCTCGTCCCGGAAGCTATCGCAAAAGCGGCGAAACCGTCAGGTCTACGCCGACAGAACACCGCAACGTAGGGAAGGGGCATGGCCGATCGACGTTCACTTACCGAAGGACTCAAGGCAACGCCGGCTGTAGATCCGGCCATCGCCCGGGAGTTCATACACAACGGGAAGCCTCCCGCCGAGGTCGGGCGCACACAGCCACCAGTTTCCGATGCTTCCCCGCCAGCGGTGAGCCGCGTATCCATCAGCACGCGCATCCGCACCGACTACGCGGCAGCTTTGAAACGGGCTTCGTTGGAACGCCAGTTGAAAGGCATCGAACCCAACACGCTCCAGGACATCCTGGAGCAGGCCATCGAGCCGTGGCTCCGCTCGAACGGTTATCTTCCCTGATCGCTATCGTCGCTGCCTCGATCGGCTTCCGCGAGAGGAGGCGAGAGGAGCGATGGCGTATCCCCAAGTTGAAGCTCCTGCTGCCGGCTCGCACCTTTGAGGTGGTAGGTCCTTACGAACGCCAGACGATCGCCGTTAAACATGAAGCGGATGTTGACGAAAAACACGCCGTCGCTCGGGCTTCGGAATAGGAACTGTTTTTCGAGAAGCTCGCGGACCCCGCGCTGGTAAGTCCGGTCGCTGATCCCGTGATCCTTGGCCAGATACTGGTTGAGCTTGATCTCGTCAGAGCCGGGATTCGCCCGCATCTCGTGATACACGAGTTCGAACACCTGCATGCCCGTTTTGGAGAGGTCGGCGGCCTGCTTGATCCCGTCGAGAAAGAGCTTCACGAACCGGCTGCTGTCCACCTCCTCTTCCCACCAGAAGCCCATGCCGCCGATCCCCTTGATCTCGCCGCTGCTGTTGTCCACGATCACCGATGCCTTGCCGCCAGGAACTTGGAACCGCTTTGTTCGCGTTGTGATACCGGTCGCCGCTGGCACGCTCGGGTTTGTCCGGTACACAGGGAATCCACGTTTGGTACTGACCTGGTTCGCGGGCAAAGCCGCAATCTGTCGCGCTTCCGTCATTTTGTGCCTCCGATTTTGTCACTCGACAGACAGCACTTTGACAGGCAACCGACAAAGGCGCAAGCGGTTTCTGTCGGTCGCCCGACGCACTCTGACGGTTGTCCGACACATCGTGACGGTCCGGATTCAGCGAGTTCAATGGGTTGCGCCCATCCTCTTTCTTATACTAAAAGGATCGAATCGAGTGACCGCCGTCGGAGCGCGCCACACGGCACGCTAGCGACGACGGCGGGAGCAGGGCTCCTCAAGACACCGCCCAGCACTTCAACCGAGAGGAGAAGGCGAGGCGTAGCACGCACGTCGAGCGCGACGAATGAGTCGCTGTGGCTTCGAGTTTTCGGTTATGCCCTCAGGCATTCAAGGATCATTCGGCATAGCTTCAATCCTTGCGGACAAGGCGATAGCCGGATTGTTCTCCTTCCCGAGTCAGTATCAGACCGACCCCATCGAAGCTGTAGACGTACCGGATGGACCCAAGGCCCCTGGTGGAAATATCGATGCGACCGCCGGGTAAGAGCGAGTAGGTGCCTTCAATGGACATCAGCGACTCGTTGAGAAACGTGCCGTCACTTCCGAATCGCCAGTTCTCCATCGTGCCGTCCACATGCCAGAGACCAGCAAAGCGATGCCGATCAATGGCTCGCAAGGCACCAGGAAGAACGAGAGACCCGACGATGAGGACAACCGCGGCGATGCCGACGACGTACATCGCGTCCTTGCTCCACGTCTTGACCTTTGCAAGCATCACTGCTCCTTTCACCTTTGGGGATTGACCTTGGATTCGCGTTGAATCGCATACTCGCGAGCGCACTTGGACAGGAACCGACTCGCGGCGATGATGAGGACACTGACCCCGATGCCGATGAGGATCTTCCTTCCGAGGCCATCTGGTTGAGCGGGCTTGGTTGACATGCCGTCTGCCTCCTTTGGCTCCAGTAGCGCCCGCTCCAAGCGGGATTGAACCTGGGCCATATTCCAACTATAGTTGGCAGACTGCCCCGAGGGCGACCTTTAGCCTTCAGGCGGTGCTAGGCGATGAACTGCGTACAGAGCGAGTCCGGGCGAAATTGACGCAGGAGACCCTTGCGGCCAAGGCGGGGATTTCGCGCAACTACGTCAGCCTGCTGGAACAAAACGCCAAATCGCCGACCGTCCACATGCTCTTCAAACTCTGCAAGGTCCTCAAAGTTCGCCCGTCTGTTCTGATCGCCCGTGTCGAGGCGGAGCAGTAGTCGGCCGGCACTGCCGTCGTCAGGGAATCTCACGCGCTCGATGCCCACGCCGTCAATCCGGTAGTGCGGTCGTATTCCGTCAAACTCAGCGTGGGGTGACATCGGGATAGGGTCGGATGCTGTGGCACCGTAATGCCGACAGCCGTGTTATGCGGCGAGCTTCGTCGAGCCAATCGTGCGGACGTGCAGCTGGGTCTTTCCGAGGCTCGATGGTTTGCTCTTGCACTTCTCTCTACCGCGTGCCATACCAAGCTGCATGATTGACCATGCTCACATCCCGCCGTTTGGCCTGTGAACCAATCCCGTGAACACCTGCCCTACCTGACAGGGGCTCGGGCTATCGCAGCGTACTTGGTGCTGCTCTCCCACAGCGCTGACACGGCGTTCGTCTACGGCGGGGTGTCAATCGCCCATCCCTATGTCGAGTGCCTTGCCTACCTGGGCATGTCTCTGTTCTTTGTACTGAGCGGCTTCGTAATCACCTACACGTACCAGGACCTATTCAGCACGAACCCATGGCATCGGGCATCTTGGTCGTTCTTCGTCGCACGCTTTGCCCGGCTGTATCCGCTGTACTTCCTCTTCGTGATGGGCGAGGTGCACAATCGAAGCGCCCTCCTGAGCGGCAGCTTCCTGGAGCAGGTCAGCTTCCTGACACTCACCCAGAGTTGGTGGAACATGCAGATGCTGACGTTCCCTCCCGGTTGGTCGATCAGCACGGAGTGCTTCTTCTATGCCTGTTTCGCGCTCTGGATGCTGTCTGGTCGCACAACCTCGCGCGGTAGTCCGTCGGTCCACGCGGTCATCACGTGCGCTGGCATCTTCGCGCTGCTGACTCTCGCATTTCTGAATGAGGCGTGGCTGACACAACTGATGCAGCCAGTGGCCGGGCGATCATCAAGCCCCAACGTCTGGGGCTGGTTTCAGTACTTCTCACCCTATGTCCGGATCGGTGAGTTCATCGCCGGTGCTTGTGCCGCCAAGGTCTTCATGGCAAAGAGGTATGAGCCTGTCACAAGCGAGCAATGGGGACGTGCCCGCGCCCTGAGCCTGTTCTGCTGCCTTGTTGTGGGTCTGCTGACGATCGGCAACGCCGCGGGCTGGTGGTCGGCCGCGCCTTTTGTAGCCTTCCTTGCCAAGAACTTCGGCTATGCACCCTTCCTGGCGTACCTGCTGTACGCGTCTGGGCGATATCCGGGCAGACTCGCGGCATGGTGCAGCACGCGCTGGATGCAGAGCGCGGGCGAGATCAGCTACTCCGTCTACATCCTCCAGTTCTGGGTGTTCCGCCTTT comes from the Phycisphaeraceae bacterium genome and includes:
- a CDS encoding AAA family ATPase, whose translation is MIIAVANSKGGVGKSTLAVHLAAWLHKQGHRVTLADCDTQQSSSQWAREAAPQVKALCLRDPDEIINELPMLAQDTDYVVADGPGSLAETSRALLLVADSAIVPCKASMLEIRALDAATKVLRQAQKIRMGMPKAKIVLSMVGRHYRLTQDMREAAALLALPISPTFMTLRQIYADAPGQAAVVWNMGSRAREAADEVDRLFHELVPEAIAKAAKPSGLRRQNTAT
- a CDS encoding replication/maintenance protein RepL, with product MTEARQIAALPANQVSTKRGFPVYRTNPSVPAATGITTRTKRFQVPGGKASVIVDNSSGEIKGIGGMGFWWEEEVDSSRFVKLFLDGIKQAADLSKTGMQVFELVYHEMRANPGSDEIKLNQYLAKDHGISDRTYQRGVRELLEKQFLFRSPSDGVFFVNIRFMFNGDRLAFVRTYHLKGASRQQELQLGDTPSLLSPPLAEADRGSDDSDQGR
- a CDS encoding acyltransferase is translated as MLLSHSADTAFVYGGVSIAHPYVECLAYLGMSLFFVLSGFVITYTYQDLFSTNPWHRASWSFFVARFARLYPLYFLFVMGEVHNRSALLSGSFLEQVSFLTLTQSWWNMQMLTFPPGWSISTECFFYACFALWMLSGRTTSRGSPSVHAVITCAGIFALLTLAFLNEAWLTQLMQPVAGRSSSPNVWGWFQYFSPYVRIGEFIAGACAAKVFMAKRYEPVTSEQWGRARALSLFCCLVVGLLTIGNAAGWWSAAPFVAFLAKNFGYAPFLAYLLYASGRYPGRLAAWCSTRWMQSAGEISYSVYILQFWVFRLYQSLASPPIADEPTVALLVASASRVIVYVLATTAIAWVSYRVIEVPCRRWLRRRLDPRPASPVPTLLPA
- a CDS encoding helix-turn-helix transcriptional regulator, which produces MTQETLAAKAGISRNYVSLLEQNAKSPTVHMLFKLCKVLKVRPSVLIARVEAEQ